From a single Miscanthus floridulus cultivar M001 chromosome 8, ASM1932011v1, whole genome shotgun sequence genomic region:
- the LOC136474644 gene encoding carbamoyl phosphate synthase small chain, chloroplastic-like codes for MAAPPATAPATSRYLPGAKARWSAERSSGSFAISAPAICLRQSGSGVLSVRAKVASGVQRASIVDDGAERPWKLSDARLVLEDGSVWRAKSFGASGTQVGEVVFNTSLTGYQEILTDPSYAGQFVLMTNPHIGNTGVNPDDEESNQCFLGGLIIRNLSICTSNWRCKETLEEYLIKRNIMGIYDVDTRAITRRLREDGSLIGVLSTDQSQTDNELLEMAQKWKIVGVDLISGVTCDAPYEWSDKTDSEWEFKRDQSSKTFHVVAYDFGIKHNILRRLTSYGCKITVVPANWPASEVLNLKPDGVLFSNGPGDPAAVPYAVKTVQEIIGKVPVFGICMGHQLIGQALGGKTFKMKFGHHGGNHPVCDLRSGRVDISAQNHNYAVDPESLPEGAKVTHVNLNDNSCAGLQYSKMKLMSLQYHPESSPGPHDSDTAFGEFIELMKSNRL; via the exons ATGGCGGCGCCTCCGGCCACGGCTCCCGCGACCTCCCGGTATCTGCCCGGTGCCAAGGCGCGCTGGTCTGCTGAGCGGAGCTCCGGCTCGTTTGCCATCTCGGCCCCTGCGATTTGCCTCCGGCAAAGTGGGAGCGGCGTCCTCAGCGTCCGTGCCAAG GTTGCCTCCGGCGTGCAGAGGGCCAGCATTGTGGATGATGGAG CGGAAAGGCCGTGGAAGCTCAGTGATGCCCGTCTTGTCCTGGAAGATGGTTCGGTGTGGAGGGCCAAGTCTTTTGGTGCTTCAGGAACACAAGTCGGTGAAGTTGTTTTCAACACATCACTGACAgg CTATCAGGAGATTTTGACTGATCCAAGCTATGCTGGTCAATTTGTCCTCATGACCAATCCTCATATTGGGAACACTGGCGTTAATCCTG atgatgaagaatcaaaccAATGTTTTCTTGGTGGCCTAATCATAAGAAATCTAAGCATATG TACTTCCAACTGGCGATGCAAAGAAACACTTGAAGAGTATCTGATTAAGAGGAACATCATGGGAATAT ATGACGTGGATACACGTGCTATAACACGAAGGTTAAGAGAAGATGGTAGTCTTATTGGTGTCTTGAGTACTGACCAGTCTCAGACAGACAATGAGTTGTTGGAAATGGCCCAAAAGTGGAAAATTGTTG GAGTGGATTTGATTAGTGGTGTCACATGTGATGCTCCATATGAATGGTCGGACAAGACCGATTCAGAATGGGAGTTCAAGAGGGATCAGTCAAGTAAAACTTTTCAT GTGGTTGCCTATGACTTTGGTATCAAGCATAATATTTTGAGACGATTGACATCGTATGGATGCAAAATAACAGTTGTTCCAGCAAATTGGCCTGCTTCAGAGGTACTCAATTTGAAGCCTGACGGTGTTCTTTTTAGCAATGGTCCTGGAGATCCAGCTGCAGTTCCCTATGCTGTGAAGACAGTACAAGAAATAATTGGGAAGGTTCCTGTTTTTGGCATCTGTATGGGCCACCAATTGATTGGGCAGGCTCTTGGTGGGAAGACATTTAAAATGAAATTTGGTCATCATGGCGGGAATCACCCTGTCTGTGATCTCCGTAGTGGACGTGTAGACATAAGTGCACAG AACCATAACTACGCAGTTGACCCAGAATCACTTCCAGAAGGAGCAAAAGTAACTCACGTCAATCTCAACGATAATAGTTGCGCTGGCCTTCAGTACTCCAAGATGAAGCTTATGTCTCTCCAGTACCATCCTGAGTCTTCCCCAGGTCCGCATGACTCCGACACAG CCTTCGGTGAGTTTATAGAGCTCATGAAGAGCAACAGATTGTGa